A single region of the Reyranella humidisoli genome encodes:
- a CDS encoding acyl-CoA dehydrogenase family protein, with product MDLAFTPEEQKFADEVRAFVRANLPADVRDKVKNGKHLIRDDYMRWQQALGKKGWLVYTWPKKHGGPGFTPAQRYIFENICAEEYAPGIIPFGTKMVGPVIYTFGTEAQKEKYLPAIRESTVWWCQGYSEPGSGSDLASLRTKAEKDGDHYIVNGSKTWNTMGHWADWIFCLVRTDSKSKPQEGISFLLIDMKTPGITVKPIIMADGGHEVNEVFFDNVKVPVENLVGKENEGWTCAKFLLANERLGIAAVPQSKRGVEALKDIARAEQDNGKPLIENQSFAEKIADLEIQVTALEFTELRVLSQMAHGGQPGPEVSGLKIRGSEIQQRITELTMEAVGEYAAPYLPGLLWQGTNEAPVGPEYAHLAAPRYFNTRKTTIYGGSNEIQKGIISKMVLGL from the coding sequence ATGGACCTCGCTTTTACGCCTGAAGAACAGAAATTCGCCGACGAGGTGCGGGCTTTCGTGCGCGCCAACCTGCCGGCCGACGTGCGCGACAAGGTGAAGAACGGCAAGCACCTGATCCGCGACGACTACATGCGCTGGCAGCAGGCGCTCGGGAAGAAGGGCTGGCTGGTCTACACCTGGCCGAAGAAGCACGGCGGCCCGGGCTTCACGCCGGCCCAGCGCTACATCTTCGAGAACATCTGTGCCGAGGAATATGCGCCGGGCATCATCCCGTTCGGCACCAAGATGGTCGGGCCCGTGATCTACACGTTCGGCACCGAGGCGCAGAAGGAGAAGTATCTCCCGGCGATCCGCGAGAGCACCGTCTGGTGGTGCCAGGGCTATTCCGAGCCGGGCTCAGGCTCCGACCTCGCGAGCCTGCGCACCAAGGCGGAGAAGGACGGCGACCACTACATCGTGAACGGGTCGAAGACCTGGAACACGATGGGCCACTGGGCCGACTGGATCTTCTGCCTCGTCCGCACCGATTCGAAGTCGAAGCCGCAGGAGGGCATTTCGTTCCTGCTGATCGACATGAAGACGCCGGGCATCACGGTGAAGCCGATCATCATGGCCGACGGCGGCCATGAGGTGAACGAGGTCTTCTTCGACAATGTGAAGGTCCCGGTCGAGAACCTTGTCGGCAAGGAGAACGAGGGCTGGACCTGCGCCAAGTTCCTGCTGGCCAACGAGCGGCTGGGAATCGCAGCCGTACCGCAGTCCAAGCGTGGCGTCGAGGCGCTGAAGGACATCGCGCGGGCCGAGCAGGACAACGGCAAGCCGCTGATCGAGAACCAGAGCTTTGCCGAGAAGATCGCCGATCTCGAGATCCAGGTGACGGCGCTCGAGTTCACCGAGCTGCGCGTCCTGTCGCAGATGGCGCATGGCGGCCAGCCCGGCCCCGAGGTCTCGGGCCTCAAGATCCGCGGCTCGGAGATCCAGCAGCGCATCACCGAGCTCACGATGGAAGCGGTCGGCGAGTATGCCGCGCCATACCTGCCGGGCCTGCTGTGGCAGGGCACCAACGAGGCGCCGGTCGGCCCCGAGTACGCCCACCTCGCCGCACCGCGCTACTTCAACACGCGCAAGACAACGATCTACGGCGGCAGCAACGAGATCCAGAAGGGCATCATCAGCAAGATGGTGCTGGGACTTTGA
- a CDS encoding acyl-CoA dehydrogenase family protein yields the protein MDLSLKPEHKAFADEVRAFARENLSPATREKTFSGKHYDRDDHMVWQKALGKKGWLAYTWPKKYGGPGWDVTQRFLFENVLAEEGAPRILPFGPKMVGPVIYTFGTEAQKERFLPGIRSSEVSWCQGYSEPGAGSDLANLRTRAVREGDHYIVNGQKTWTSFAHWGDWIFCLVRTNTDGKPQEGISFLLIDMKTPGVTVRPIIMTDGAHHVNDVFLDNVKVPVENLIGKENEGWTCAKFLLANERLGIAEVPSSKRGVSVLRKIARMEPQDGRTLADDPAFTAQIADIDLQVQALEMSELRVLSTMAQGGAPGPEVSSLKVRGSEIQQRIAELTMEAVGEYAQPYQPGMLFHDTNETPIGPDHAPPAAPRYFNMRKTSIYGGSTEIQKNIVSKMVLGL from the coding sequence ATGGATCTGTCGCTCAAGCCGGAACACAAGGCGTTCGCCGACGAGGTGCGCGCCTTCGCGCGCGAGAACCTGTCGCCGGCGACTCGCGAGAAGACCTTCTCCGGCAAGCACTACGACCGCGACGATCACATGGTCTGGCAGAAGGCGCTCGGGAAGAAGGGCTGGCTCGCCTACACCTGGCCGAAGAAGTACGGCGGCCCGGGCTGGGACGTGACGCAGCGCTTCCTGTTCGAGAACGTGCTGGCGGAAGAGGGCGCGCCGCGCATCCTGCCGTTCGGGCCGAAGATGGTCGGCCCGGTGATCTATACGTTCGGCACCGAGGCGCAGAAGGAGCGCTTCCTGCCCGGCATCCGCAGCTCCGAAGTCTCGTGGTGCCAGGGCTATTCCGAGCCGGGCGCCGGCTCCGACCTCGCCAACCTGCGCACGCGCGCGGTGCGGGAGGGCGACCATTACATCGTGAACGGCCAGAAGACCTGGACCTCGTTCGCCCATTGGGGCGACTGGATCTTCTGCCTGGTGCGGACCAACACCGACGGCAAGCCGCAGGAGGGCATCTCCTTCCTGCTGATCGACATGAAGACGCCGGGCGTGACCGTGCGGCCGATCATCATGACCGACGGCGCCCATCACGTGAACGACGTGTTCCTCGACAACGTGAAGGTCCCGGTCGAGAACCTGATCGGCAAGGAGAACGAGGGCTGGACCTGCGCCAAGTTCCTGCTGGCCAACGAGCGGCTGGGCATCGCCGAGGTCCCGTCGTCCAAGCGCGGCGTCTCGGTGCTGCGCAAGATCGCCCGGATGGAGCCGCAGGACGGCCGGACGCTGGCCGACGATCCCGCCTTCACGGCCCAGATCGCCGACATCGACCTGCAGGTCCAGGCGCTGGAGATGAGCGAGCTGCGCGTGCTGTCGACCATGGCCCAGGGCGGCGCGCCCGGGCCTGAGGTCTCGTCCCTGAAGGTGCGCGGCTCGGAAATCCAGCAGCGCATCGCGGAACTGACCATGGAGGCGGTGGGCGAGTACGCCCAGCCCTACCAGCCCGGCATGCTGTTCCACGACACCAACGAGACCCCGATCGGGCCCGACCATGCCCCGCCGGCCGCGCCGCGCTATTTCAACATGCGCAAGACCAGCATCTACGGCGGCAGCACCGAGATTCAGAAGAACATCGTCTCGAAGATGGTGCTTGGCCTCTGA
- a CDS encoding acyl-CoA dehydrogenase family protein — translation MDLSLSDEQKQLQESAERFAREKYTFDNRRKIAATERGWLPENWAQFAELGWLGMAFSEEDGGYGGGPIETMIVMEQFGKGLVLEPFLPTVVLGGGMIARAGSAAQKEALLAPMIEGKKQFAFAWLERQSRYNLADVSLKATKEGNGWSLSGHKGVVYNAASADNIIVLARTAGSAREPKGLTLFVVDAKAKGLSRRDYPTQDSLRASELTFDKVSVVADAVLGKVDDAFPTVEEAVDRAIVALCAEATGCMDAINAATLDYIKTRKQFGVAIGKFQVLQHRMVDCFTNAQEARSMTLMASLKIDDKDPTVRAKAASGAKVQIGKSGKFCGQSAVQMHGGMGVTDELSVSHYFKRLTMIDLMFGNQQHHLTRYSNLAMAA, via the coding sequence ATGGATCTGTCCCTTTCCGACGAACAGAAGCAGCTGCAGGAATCGGCCGAGCGCTTCGCGCGCGAGAAGTACACGTTCGACAATCGCCGCAAGATCGCGGCGACCGAGCGCGGCTGGCTGCCGGAGAACTGGGCGCAGTTCGCCGAGCTGGGCTGGCTCGGCATGGCCTTCTCCGAGGAGGATGGCGGCTACGGCGGCGGCCCGATCGAGACCATGATCGTCATGGAGCAGTTCGGTAAGGGCCTGGTCCTCGAGCCGTTCCTGCCGACGGTGGTGCTGGGCGGCGGCATGATCGCCCGCGCCGGCTCGGCGGCCCAGAAGGAGGCGCTGCTGGCGCCGATGATCGAGGGCAAGAAGCAGTTCGCCTTCGCCTGGCTGGAGCGCCAGAGCCGCTACAACCTGGCCGACGTGTCGCTCAAGGCGACCAAGGAAGGCAACGGCTGGTCGCTGTCGGGCCACAAGGGCGTGGTCTACAACGCCGCCTCGGCCGACAACATCATCGTGCTGGCCCGCACCGCCGGTTCGGCGCGCGAGCCCAAGGGCCTGACGCTGTTCGTCGTCGACGCCAAGGCCAAGGGCCTCAGCCGTCGCGATTACCCGACGCAGGATTCGCTGCGCGCTTCCGAACTGACCTTCGACAAGGTCTCGGTCGTCGCCGACGCCGTGCTGGGCAAGGTCGACGACGCCTTCCCGACCGTGGAAGAGGCGGTCGACCGTGCCATCGTGGCGCTGTGCGCAGAGGCCACCGGCTGCATGGACGCGATCAACGCCGCGACGCTCGACTACATCAAGACCCGCAAGCAGTTCGGCGTGGCGATCGGCAAGTTCCAGGTGCTGCAGCACCGCATGGTCGACTGCTTCACCAACGCGCAGGAAGCGCGTTCGATGACGCTGATGGCTTCGCTCAAGATCGACGACAAGGATCCGACGGTGCGCGCCAAGGCCGCCTCGGGTGCCAAGGTCCAGATCGGCAAGTCGGGCAAGTTCTGCGGCCAGAGCGCAGTGCAGATGCACGGCGGCATGGGCGTCACGGACGAGCTGTCGGTCAGCCATTACTTCAAGCGGCTGACGATGATCGACCTGATGTTCGGCAATCAGCAGCATCACCTGACGCGCTACAGCAACCTCGCGATGGCTGCGTAG
- a CDS encoding AEC family transporter, whose amino-acid sequence MNAILDIIVPVFGMVMVGWLIGRSKLLSPEGLRGFTAVTFYVLFPALLFRSMAKVRLETLEPQVLLAFFSGVAVLYGVLMAIGRMQGLRLGDRAMFALSGSFSNGVGIGIPFISYGFGEQGLVPLLMIISVHSLILLTFTCFLMEMDGAGGRRGNVLKRLGGAALSMLKHPVIPAIFAGLLWGEITAHTSLATPAVIDRILQAFAAAAPPCGLIMVGASLAHVGLKGHWQSAAVASFFKLAMLPVLVWTIGRYVFPLDPLWLNVATLNAALPAGANVYLIAQMYGTGVARATNAVVISTAASVFTLSAALLLLGVQAR is encoded by the coding sequence ATGAACGCCATCCTCGACATCATCGTGCCGGTGTTCGGCATGGTGATGGTCGGCTGGTTGATCGGCCGCAGCAAGCTCCTCAGTCCGGAGGGCCTGCGCGGCTTCACGGCCGTCACCTTCTACGTCCTTTTCCCCGCGCTCCTCTTCCGCTCCATGGCCAAGGTGCGGCTGGAGACGCTCGAGCCGCAGGTGCTGCTGGCTTTCTTCAGCGGCGTCGCGGTCCTCTACGGCGTGCTGATGGCGATCGGGCGGATGCAGGGGCTCCGGCTCGGCGATCGCGCGATGTTTGCGCTGAGCGGCTCTTTCTCCAATGGCGTCGGCATCGGCATCCCGTTCATCAGCTACGGCTTCGGCGAGCAGGGGCTGGTGCCGCTGCTGATGATCATCAGTGTGCATTCTCTGATCCTGCTCACCTTCACCTGTTTCCTGATGGAGATGGATGGGGCGGGCGGGCGGCGCGGCAACGTGCTGAAGCGGCTCGGCGGCGCGGCGCTCTCCATGCTGAAGCACCCGGTCATTCCGGCGATCTTCGCGGGCCTGCTCTGGGGCGAGATCACCGCGCACACCAGCCTCGCGACGCCGGCGGTGATCGACCGTATTCTGCAGGCCTTCGCCGCGGCGGCGCCGCCCTGCGGCCTGATCATGGTCGGTGCCTCGCTCGCGCACGTCGGGCTGAAGGGCCACTGGCAGTCGGCGGCCGTCGCATCGTTCTTCAAGCTCGCCATGCTGCCGGTATTGGTCTGGACGATCGGTCGCTACGTCTTCCCGCTCGATCCGCTATGGCTCAACGTCGCGACCCTGAACGCCGCGCTGCCGGCCGGCGCCAACGTCTACCTGATCGCCCAGATGTACGGCACCGGCGTCGCCCGTGCGACCAATGCCGTGGTGATCTCGACTGCCGCCAGCGTCTTCACGCTGTCCGCGGCCTTGTTGTTGCTCGGGGTGCAGGCGCGGTAG
- a CDS encoding TauD/TfdA dioxygenase family protein, with product MTYETVQVRELEGGCGAEVLGLDLKSMSNRQWDEVQRAFVEHGVIFFRDQRLTPEQHIEFARRWGPIDINRYFTPVAGYPEIAEVRKEPQQQKNIGERWHTDHTYDQIPAMGSILVARELPSKGGDTLFSNVYRAFETLSEGLKQTLRGLNAVHSSAHRFGAAARKASGSDHVFHNADQVGDVLHPVVIRHPLSGREALYVNPDFTLHFEGWSVEDSNPLLEYLYAHVTRGDFTSRFQWRDGSIAFWDNRATWHSAQNDYQGERRLMHRITVAGCALQAATGAAA from the coding sequence ATGACATACGAGACGGTTCAGGTGCGCGAACTCGAGGGTGGCTGCGGCGCCGAAGTGCTGGGGCTCGATCTCAAGTCGATGAGCAACCGCCAGTGGGACGAGGTGCAGCGCGCCTTCGTCGAGCATGGCGTGATCTTCTTCCGCGACCAGAGGCTGACGCCCGAGCAGCATATCGAATTCGCGCGGCGCTGGGGCCCGATCGACATCAACCGCTACTTCACGCCGGTCGCCGGTTATCCCGAGATCGCCGAGGTTCGCAAGGAGCCGCAGCAGCAGAAGAACATTGGCGAGCGCTGGCACACCGATCACACCTACGACCAGATCCCCGCCATGGGCTCGATCCTGGTGGCGCGCGAGCTGCCGTCGAAGGGCGGCGACACGCTGTTCTCGAACGTCTATCGCGCCTTCGAGACGCTGTCGGAAGGCCTCAAGCAGACGCTGCGCGGGCTGAACGCCGTGCACTCCTCGGCGCACCGGTTCGGCGCCGCGGCGCGCAAGGCGAGCGGCAGCGACCACGTGTTCCACAATGCCGACCAGGTCGGCGACGTGCTGCATCCGGTGGTGATCCGTCATCCGCTGAGCGGCCGCGAGGCGCTCTACGTCAATCCGGACTTCACGCTGCATTTCGAGGGCTGGAGCGTCGAGGACAGCAATCCGCTGCTCGAATATCTCTACGCGCACGTGACGCGGGGCGACTTCACCAGCCGCTTCCAGTGGCGCGACGGCTCGATCGCCTTCTGGGACAACCGCGCGACCTGGCACAGCGCCCAGAACGACTATCAGGGCGAGCGGCGTCTGATGCACCGCATCACCGTCGCCGGATGCGCGCTGCAGGCGGCGACGGGAGCGGCGGCTTGA
- a CDS encoding DUF992 domain-containing protein: MKNVVTAAAMAALALSTGACSLQQSSAQQLNTTNANSRIYIGSLTCNVGGSTGYILGSAKPLDCVFLGKDGVSSAQYTGTIDKVGIDIGYTKAVHTIWRVYSLGSDRGPTQIGGTYVGEQGTVAAGNQAGGNWIYGGPNAEIGMLASGVVKDAGYNLATGVAAMTIRLKQ, from the coding sequence ATGAAGAACGTCGTCACGGCCGCCGCGATGGCCGCTCTCGCCCTCTCGACCGGCGCGTGCAGCCTGCAGCAATCGAGCGCGCAGCAGCTCAACACCACCAACGCCAATTCCCGCATCTACATCGGCTCGCTGACCTGCAATGTCGGCGGCAGCACGGGCTACATCCTGGGCTCGGCCAAGCCGCTCGACTGCGTGTTCCTCGGCAAGGATGGCGTGTCGTCGGCGCAGTACACCGGCACGATCGACAAGGTCGGCATCGATATCGGCTACACCAAGGCCGTGCACACGATCTGGCGCGTCTACTCGCTGGGCTCGGATCGCGGTCCGACGCAGATCGGCGGCACCTATGTCGGCGAGCAGGGCACGGTCGCGGCCGGCAACCAGGCCGGCGGCAACTGGATCTATGGCGGCCCGAACGCCGAGATCGGCATGCTGGCCTCGGGCGTCGTGAAGGACGCCGGCTACAACCTGGCGACCGGCGTTGCCGCCATGACGATCCGGCTGAAGCAGTAG
- a CDS encoding phytanoyl-CoA dioxygenase family protein — MLANTTRTLTEAQREQWAVDGYLQIEDALSSAEVDFFSGLLDDTVRTAPGYEPAPGTLPRGHYAWKLPDPNKDAFMDRRDLLPYHQAFIDLIDRPGIFDLILDLMGPYIQFSMSQAIVRASTDMFPGYIHTDGGQAQKAIRVSETSRPLAVKVMYLLTDVTAADSGNFTVFPGSHLRPFPERAERIPSPGMPGAVPLLGKAGDAYVFPHALWHGPSPNHSGKARKTLLYNYCQMFMRAYDFSGPYAAILDRCTPRQRRLLGDLGHDFRPGDFFYAPEDQEAVMTGA; from the coding sequence ATGCTGGCCAACACCACGCGCACGCTCACCGAGGCACAACGCGAGCAGTGGGCCGTCGACGGCTACCTGCAGATCGAAGACGCGCTGTCCTCCGCCGAGGTCGATTTCTTTTCCGGATTGCTCGACGACACCGTGCGCACCGCGCCGGGCTACGAGCCCGCCCCGGGCACACTGCCGCGCGGCCACTATGCGTGGAAGCTGCCCGATCCCAACAAAGACGCGTTCATGGACCGGCGCGACCTGCTGCCCTACCACCAGGCCTTCATCGACCTGATCGACCGGCCGGGGATCTTCGACCTGATCCTCGACCTGATGGGTCCTTACATCCAGTTCTCGATGAGCCAGGCGATCGTGCGTGCGTCGACGGACATGTTCCCGGGCTACATCCACACCGACGGCGGTCAGGCGCAGAAGGCGATCCGCGTCAGCGAGACCAGCCGGCCGCTGGCGGTGAAGGTGATGTACCTGCTGACCGACGTGACCGCGGCCGACAGCGGCAACTTCACGGTGTTCCCCGGCAGCCATCTCCGCCCGTTCCCCGAGCGCGCCGAGCGCATTCCGTCGCCGGGCATGCCGGGCGCGGTGCCGCTGCTCGGCAAGGCGGGCGATGCCTACGTCTTCCCGCACGCGCTGTGGCACGGCCCCTCGCCCAACCATTCCGGTAAGGCGCGCAAGACCCTGCTCTACAACTACTGCCAGATGTTCATGCGGGCCTACGATTTCAGCGGGCCATACGCGGCGATCCTCGACCGCTGCACCCCGCGCCAGCGCCGCCTGCTGGGCGACCTCGGTCACGATTTCCGCCCTGGCGATTTCTTCTACGCGCCCGAGGACCAGGAAGCCGTGATGACGGGAGCCTAG
- a CDS encoding sulfite exporter TauE/SafE family protein: protein MSYALVLLVGLVAGTVSGVVGTGATVILLPVLVIVFGPREAVPIMAVVALMSNFAKITAWWRHIDWRASAAYALGGIPAAALGARTLLALPENTVETALGVFFLAMIPGRRWLAARNIVLGYGGMVVAGIVIGFLTGIVVSTGPLSVPAFAAHGLVKGAFIATEAAGSLALYISKAITFQAFGALPTDIVVKGLITGSSVMAGTYLARLIVERLSVAAFQYLLDIVMAVSGVALLWQALR from the coding sequence CTGAGCTATGCCCTCGTCCTGCTCGTCGGCCTCGTCGCCGGCACGGTGAGCGGCGTCGTGGGCACCGGCGCGACCGTCATCCTGCTGCCGGTGCTGGTGATCGTGTTCGGGCCGCGCGAGGCGGTGCCGATCATGGCCGTCGTCGCGCTGATGTCGAACTTCGCCAAGATCACCGCCTGGTGGCGCCACATCGACTGGCGCGCGTCGGCGGCCTATGCGCTGGGCGGCATCCCGGCGGCAGCGCTCGGCGCCCGCACGCTGCTCGCACTGCCCGAGAACACGGTCGAGACGGCGCTGGGCGTCTTCTTCCTTGCGATGATCCCGGGCCGGCGCTGGCTGGCGGCGCGCAACATCGTGCTGGGCTATGGCGGCATGGTCGTGGCCGGCATCGTGATCGGCTTCCTGACCGGCATCGTGGTCTCGACGGGACCGCTCAGCGTGCCGGCCTTCGCCGCGCACGGGCTGGTGAAGGGCGCCTTCATCGCGACCGAGGCCGCCGGCTCGCTCGCGCTGTACATCAGCAAGGCCATCACCTTCCAGGCGTTCGGCGCGCTGCCGACCGACATCGTCGTGAAGGGACTCATCACCGGTTCCTCGGTGATGGCCGGCACCTATCTCGCGCGGCTGATCGTCGAGCGATTGAGCGTGGCGGCCTTCCAGTACCTGCTCGACATCGTGATGGCGGTATCGGGCGTCGCTCTGCTTTGGCAGGCCTTGCGGTAG
- the nthA gene encoding nitrile hydratase subunit alpha produces the protein MSNDHDHDHEHGSELSEMQLRVRALETILTEKGYVDPAALDSIIETYETKIGPHIGAQVVAKAWADPEFRAALLADASKAIAQLGLQQKVGDHLIAVENTPATHNMIVCTLCSCYPWDLLGLPPAWYKSTPYRARTVKEPRKVLADFGVTLPDDMKVRVWDSTAETRFIVLPMRPPATEGWSEARLAALVTRDSMIGTGFPKAAHEVAA, from the coding sequence ATGTCGAACGACCATGACCACGATCATGAGCACGGCTCCGAGCTCTCGGAAATGCAGCTGCGGGTCCGTGCCCTCGAAACCATCCTGACCGAAAAGGGCTATGTCGATCCGGCCGCACTCGATTCGATCATCGAGACCTACGAGACGAAGATCGGACCGCATATCGGCGCGCAGGTCGTGGCCAAGGCATGGGCCGACCCGGAATTCCGCGCGGCGCTGCTCGCCGACGCCAGCAAGGCGATTGCCCAGCTCGGCCTGCAGCAGAAGGTCGGGGATCATCTGATTGCCGTGGAGAACACGCCCGCCACGCACAACATGATCGTCTGCACCCTGTGCTCCTGCTACCCGTGGGATCTGCTGGGCCTGCCGCCGGCCTGGTACAAATCCACGCCCTATCGCGCGCGCACCGTCAAGGAACCGCGCAAGGTGCTGGCCGATTTCGGCGTGACCCTTCCCGACGACATGAAGGTCCGGGTGTGGGACTCCACGGCGGAGACGCGGTTCATCGTCCTGCCGATGCGGCCGCCCGCCACGGAAGGCTGGTCCGAAGCCAGGCTCGCGGCCCTGGTCACGCGCGATTCGATGATCGGTACCGGGTTCCCGAAGGCCGCGCACGAGGTGGCGGCATGA
- the nthB gene encoding nitrile hydratase subunit beta, with the protein MNGVHDMGGMDGFGKVAPDAHEVPFPAEWQARSFALNRVMGSAGEWNIDVGRYWIETLPPAVYLSSSYYRKWFLRLERLCLHLNLVSERELASGHSSGPGRPLKRQPLSGPHAGASVSRPNHDQPPRAPAAFAVGEKVRARNIHPRSHTRLPRFARGHVGVIERIQGCHTYPDAMVEKGVKQGEWLYTVVFDGRELWGPDAEEGATVSIEAFEPYLERP; encoded by the coding sequence ATGAACGGCGTCCACGACATGGGCGGGATGGACGGCTTCGGCAAGGTCGCTCCCGACGCACACGAAGTGCCCTTCCCTGCAGAGTGGCAGGCGCGCTCCTTTGCCCTCAATCGCGTCATGGGCTCGGCGGGCGAATGGAACATCGATGTCGGCCGGTACTGGATCGAGACCTTGCCGCCGGCGGTCTATCTCTCCTCGTCCTACTACAGGAAGTGGTTTCTGCGTCTCGAACGCCTCTGCCTGCATCTGAACCTCGTCTCCGAGCGCGAGTTGGCGAGCGGCCATTCGAGCGGGCCGGGCCGGCCCTTGAAGCGCCAGCCCCTGTCGGGCCCGCACGCCGGCGCCTCCGTGAGCCGGCCCAACCACGATCAACCGCCGCGCGCGCCCGCCGCCTTCGCGGTCGGCGAGAAGGTTCGTGCCCGCAACATTCATCCCCGCTCGCACACGCGCCTGCCGCGCTTCGCCCGCGGCCATGTCGGCGTGATCGAGCGGATCCAGGGATGCCACACCTATCCCGATGCGATGGTGGAGAAGGGCGTCAAGCAGGGCGAATGGCTCTACACCGTGGTGTTCGACGGCAGGGAGCTCTGGGGGCCCGATGCGGAAGAGGGCGCCACCGTCTCCATCGAGGCTTTCGAGCCGTATCTGGAACGACCGTAA
- a CDS encoding nitrile hydratase accessory protein — MSANLESVRSALQTVPGIPCEGEAPIFAEPWQAQAFAMALELQQRGVFSWNEWATELGAQIKAAIADGDPDDGTTYYRHWLATLERLVSRKGIASTETLDRYYQAWDHAADRTPHGQTIELTAEDFP; from the coding sequence ATGTCGGCGAATCTAGAGTCCGTCCGCTCGGCGCTGCAAACGGTCCCGGGTATCCCTTGCGAAGGCGAGGCGCCCATCTTCGCCGAACCGTGGCAGGCCCAGGCTTTCGCCATGGCGCTCGAGCTGCAGCAACGCGGTGTTTTTTCCTGGAACGAGTGGGCCACCGAACTCGGCGCGCAGATCAAGGCTGCGATCGCCGACGGCGATCCCGACGATGGGACGACGTATTACCGTCATTGGCTCGCGACTCTCGAACGGCTCGTGTCCAGGAAGGGCATCGCGTCGACCGAGACCCTCGATCGCTACTATCAGGCCTGGGATCACGCCGCCGATCGTACGCCGCACGGTCAGACGATCGAGCTCACGGCGGAAGACTTTCCCTAG
- the metF gene encoding methylenetetrahydrofolate reductase [NAD(P)H] translates to MSPDTGPIGNPLSSAGSPTEFPARAPQRLSVSFEFSPPRTDAAEKTLWETVKRLTPLQPSFFSVTYGAGGSTRQRTHDTVARLKSETGIDAAAHLTCVAATQGEIDDIARAYWDAGIRHIVALRGDPPGGMGGAYTPHPGGYANAAALVAGLKKIGDFQISVAGYPEKHPASADEKADLDNLKAKVDAGADRCITQFFFEAEDFLRFRDRAAAAGVHVPVVPGIMPVSNFAAVNRIAGLCGSKVPPWFANMFEGLDDDLETRRMIAATVAGDLCRRLQGEGVEQFHFYTLNRADLTFAICHLLGVRPQ, encoded by the coding sequence ATGAGTCCCGATACCGGTCCGATCGGCAATCCCCTCAGCTCCGCGGGGAGCCCGACCGAATTCCCCGCCCGCGCGCCGCAGCGCCTGTCCGTCTCGTTCGAGTTCTCGCCGCCGCGAACCGACGCCGCGGAGAAGACGCTGTGGGAAACGGTCAAGCGCCTCACGCCGCTGCAGCCGTCCTTCTTCTCCGTGACCTACGGCGCTGGCGGCTCGACGCGCCAGCGCACCCACGACACGGTGGCGCGCCTCAAGAGCGAGACAGGCATCGACGCCGCCGCGCACCTCACCTGCGTGGCCGCCACCCAGGGCGAGATCGACGACATCGCGCGCGCCTACTGGGACGCCGGCATCCGCCACATCGTGGCCCTGCGCGGCGATCCGCCGGGCGGCATGGGCGGCGCGTACACGCCGCATCCCGGCGGCTATGCCAACGCCGCCGCGCTGGTGGCCGGCCTGAAGAAGATCGGCGACTTCCAGATCAGCGTCGCGGGCTATCCCGAGAAGCATCCGGCCTCGGCCGACGAGAAGGCCGACCTCGACAACCTGAAGGCCAAGGTCGATGCCGGCGCCGACCGCTGCATCACCCAGTTCTTCTTCGAGGCCGAGGACTTCCTGCGCTTCCGCGACCGCGCGGCGGCGGCGGGCGTCCACGTGCCGGTCGTGCCGGGCATCATGCCGGTGTCGAACTTCGCGGCGGTCAATCGCATCGCGGGCCTGTGCGGCTCGAAGGTGCCGCCGTGGTTCGCCAACATGTTCGAGGGGCTCGACGACGATCTCGAGACGCGGCGCATGATCGCCGCCACCGTGGCGGGCGATCTCTGCCGCCGCCTGCAGGGCGAGGGCGTCGAGCAGTTCCATTTCTACACGCTGAACCGCGCCGATCTCACCTTTGCGATCTGCCACCTGCTGGGAGTCCGCCCGCAATGA